A window from Candidatus Eremiobacterota bacterium encodes these proteins:
- a CDS encoding threonine dehydratase: MRGSLGLVSDVQTPAWLVGSRRVGGAWADGFGAGSRGRVPEARPVSIVTPGPLGLTLAETDAAALLIRDAVPPTPAYRWPLLCERLGVDLTLKHENHTPLGAFKVRGGLTYVAALRKRAPHVTHLVCATRGNHGQSVAFAASRAGLRATIVAPAGNSAEKNAAMRALGAELVEHGRDFDEAKAHAARLLATDASAEFVPSYHPDLVVGVATYARELFAAGEFDVVYVPVGLGSGISGVIAVRDLLGLQTEIVGVVSERFPAYARSFARSEPIETESAETIADGIAVRVPDPVALAVIRAGAARIVTVSEDAIRQAMRWIFTDTHNVAEGAGAAAVAAIASERERLHGKRVAAILSGGNVDAEVFAAVLA, translated from the coding sequence ATGAGGGGCAGCCTTGGTTTGGTAAGCGACGTTCAGACCCCTGCCTGGCTCGTCGGCTCCCGTCGCGTGGGGGGTGCCTGGGCTGACGGCTTCGGAGCGGGGTCCCGAGGCCGCGTGCCGGAAGCCCGCCCCGTGTCGATCGTGACGCCCGGACCACTCGGTCTGACGCTGGCGGAGACCGATGCTGCCGCGCTGCTGATTCGTGACGCCGTGCCGCCGACGCCGGCGTATCGCTGGCCGCTGCTGTGCGAGCGGCTCGGCGTCGACTTGACGCTGAAGCACGAGAACCATACGCCGCTCGGCGCGTTCAAAGTGCGCGGCGGGTTGACGTACGTCGCTGCGCTGCGCAAGCGCGCTCCGCACGTGACGCACCTGGTGTGCGCGACGCGCGGGAACCACGGTCAGAGCGTTGCGTTCGCGGCGTCGCGGGCCGGCTTGCGCGCCACGATCGTCGCGCCGGCCGGCAACTCGGCGGAGAAGAACGCGGCGATGCGCGCCCTCGGCGCTGAGCTCGTCGAGCACGGACGCGACTTCGACGAGGCGAAGGCGCATGCCGCACGTCTGCTCGCAACGGACGCGAGCGCCGAGTTCGTCCCGTCGTATCACCCGGATCTCGTGGTCGGCGTCGCGACGTACGCGCGCGAGCTGTTTGCCGCCGGAGAGTTCGACGTCGTCTACGTCCCGGTCGGCCTGGGCTCCGGCATCTCCGGCGTCATCGCGGTTCGCGACCTGCTCGGACTTCAAACGGAGATCGTCGGCGTCGTTTCCGAACGCTTCCCCGCGTACGCCCGCTCGTTTGCGCGCAGCGAACCGATCGAAACGGAATCAGCCGAGACGATCGCCGACGGAATCGCGGTTCGCGTCCCCGATCCCGTCGCGCTGGCGGTGATCCGGGCCGGCGCAGCGCGCATCGTAACCGTTTCGGAAGACGCGATACGGCAGGCGATGCGCTGGATATTCACCGACACGCACAACGTCGCGGAAGGAGCAGGCGCCGCGGCCGTTGCGGCGATTGCTTCCGAGCGCGAGCGACTGCACGGCAAGCGGGTGGCTGCAATTCTCTCGGGCGGCAACGTCGACGCGGAAGTATTCGCCGCGGTTCTCGCGTAG
- a CDS encoding glycosyltransferase family 4 protein: MIPRQVAILSFEGPDRYASIGGLATRVTQLARALGAAGHDVQLFFAGDPHAPAVEPSDPGVTLRRWSQWISAQHPRNAYDGEPGKVHDWETSLPPWIVDEMVAPAQARGERVLVICEEWQTANVAIAIDRLARERGVRAALTLMWNANNTYGFEKTHWPTLTRAAAITAVSKYMKFELSRWNVAALVIPNGIDPALLDGADPEQTKALRAAFGEQPTCVKVGRFDPDKNWLQAIDALADVRAAGIDARLIVRGGKEPYGNVVFGRARERGLAVCRLDYEGSDWRELAQRLAVVDTPVVHLRAFLDEATLYALYAAADAVLANSGKEPFGLVGLEVMAAGGIAVCGATGEEYAEPFVNAIVCDTADGRELATYLQALFSDPHLAEELRAHGAETAARYTWEHVLESLGRKIAYLEAVAR, encoded by the coding sequence ATGATTCCGCGGCAGGTCGCCATTCTCTCGTTCGAGGGGCCGGACCGGTACGCGTCGATCGGCGGGCTCGCGACGCGCGTGACGCAGCTCGCGCGCGCGCTCGGCGCGGCGGGCCACGACGTGCAGCTGTTCTTCGCCGGCGATCCGCACGCGCCGGCGGTCGAGCCGAGCGATCCGGGCGTCACGCTGCGGCGCTGGTCGCAGTGGATCTCCGCGCAGCACCCGCGCAACGCGTACGACGGCGAGCCCGGCAAAGTCCACGACTGGGAAACCTCGCTTCCGCCGTGGATCGTCGACGAGATGGTCGCACCGGCCCAGGCGCGCGGCGAGCGCGTGCTCGTCATCTGCGAGGAGTGGCAGACGGCGAACGTCGCGATCGCGATCGACCGGCTCGCGCGCGAGCGCGGCGTGCGCGCGGCGCTGACCCTGATGTGGAACGCGAACAACACCTACGGGTTCGAGAAGACCCACTGGCCGACGCTCACGCGCGCGGCGGCGATCACCGCCGTCAGCAAGTACATGAAGTTCGAGCTCTCGCGCTGGAACGTGGCGGCGCTCGTCATCCCGAACGGAATCGATCCGGCGCTGCTCGACGGCGCCGATCCGGAGCAGACGAAGGCGCTGCGCGCCGCGTTCGGCGAGCAGCCGACGTGCGTCAAAGTCGGCCGCTTCGACCCGGACAAGAACTGGCTGCAGGCGATCGACGCGCTCGCCGACGTGCGGGCGGCGGGGATCGATGCGCGCTTGATCGTGCGCGGCGGAAAGGAGCCGTACGGCAACGTCGTCTTCGGTCGCGCGCGCGAGCGCGGGCTCGCCGTCTGCCGGCTCGACTACGAAGGCTCGGACTGGCGCGAGCTCGCCCAGCGTCTCGCTGTCGTCGACACGCCGGTCGTGCACCTGCGCGCGTTCCTCGACGAAGCGACGCTCTACGCGCTCTACGCGGCCGCCGACGCGGTGCTCGCCAACAGCGGCAAGGAGCCGTTCGGCTTGGTCGGGCTCGAGGTCATGGCCGCCGGCGGGATCGCCGTCTGCGGCGCGACCGGCGAAGAGTACGCGGAGCCGTTCGTCAACGCAATCGTGTGCGACACCGCCGACGGCCGCGAGCTGGCGACGTATCTGCAAGCGCTCTTCTCCGACCCGCACCTCGCCGAAGAATTGCGCGCGCACGGCGCAGAGACGGCGGCCCGCTACACCTGGGAGCACGTCCTGGAGTCGCTGGGCCGCAAGATCGCGTACCTCGAAGCCGTCGCGCGATGA
- a CDS encoding SDR family oxidoreductase yields MDVPRADGPVVLVTGGSRGIGAAVVRGAAAAGYDVALTFAEDRAAAESVAAGIDGSVRRSVLVRADVAREDDVLAAFAAVDDAFGRLDALVVNAGITGRFTRVDELDAATLERVLAVNVLGAFLCAREAVRRMSTARGGSGGAIVIVSSRAAGLGSPNEYVHYAASKGAVDALTRGLAKEVAREGIRVNAVAPGLIDTEIHARGGRPERVAQIAPTVPLGRIGTPDEVAGAVLWLLSPAASYVTGAVLDVSGGR; encoded by the coding sequence ATGGACGTTCCGCGCGCGGACGGTCCGGTCGTGCTCGTCACCGGCGGCAGCCGCGGGATCGGCGCCGCGGTCGTGCGCGGCGCGGCCGCGGCCGGCTACGACGTCGCGCTCACGTTCGCCGAAGACCGCGCCGCCGCGGAGAGCGTCGCCGCCGGGATCGACGGCTCGGTACGGCGCTCGGTGCTGGTCCGCGCCGACGTCGCCCGCGAGGACGACGTGCTGGCCGCGTTCGCCGCGGTCGACGACGCGTTCGGGCGGCTCGACGCGCTGGTGGTGAACGCCGGGATCACCGGCCGCTTCACCCGCGTCGACGAGCTCGACGCCGCGACGCTCGAGCGCGTGCTCGCAGTCAACGTGCTGGGCGCGTTCCTGTGCGCGCGTGAGGCGGTGCGGCGGATGTCGACCGCGCGCGGCGGCTCGGGCGGCGCGATCGTCATCGTCTCCTCGCGCGCCGCCGGGCTGGGCTCGCCGAACGAGTACGTCCACTACGCCGCCTCCAAGGGCGCGGTCGACGCGCTCACCCGCGGGCTGGCGAAGGAGGTCGCGCGCGAGGGGATTCGGGTCAACGCGGTCGCGCCCGGCTTGATCGACACCGAGATCCACGCCCGCGGCGGGCGGCCCGAGCGGGTCGCGCAGATCGCGCCAACGGTCCCGCTGGGCCGCATCGGGACGCCGGACGAAGTGGCCGGCGCGGTGCTGTGGCTCCTCTCGCCCGCGGCGTCCTACGTCACCGGCGCGGTCCTCGACGTCTCGGGCGGGCGTTAA
- a CDS encoding carboxypeptidase regulatory-like domain-containing protein, with protein sequence MKGLLSVALAGMFALTACGGPHGASSAIPGSATTQQHVRHPQLTGGQPLDVLGGAPSRLFSLALNLFDAPLNGFGDVKVNAGILGVDAIDASGDSWQLIANAQPAVVNLLDLQDHPAKLGSGDLPAGTYPALQLLLDPATTNVTIFGRTFPVVFVDPNHPWWDPTQTVEAITVPLAIAGNPGQSITASLDFNVFQSVNFVNGVIEVTPTVAAGIGDPAITGKVVNAAGKPVANATIVATGADGAVANTSVSGSDGSFHLHALNPGGYTISVANTFKTNAGATVTASGADPGTPPTRYVVIGPNSQIDLGKLND encoded by the coding sequence ATGAAAGGTCTCCTCTCGGTCGCGCTCGCCGGCATGTTCGCCCTCACCGCCTGTGGCGGTCCGCACGGCGCGTCGTCGGCGATCCCCGGCTCGGCGACGACCCAGCAGCACGTTCGCCATCCCCAGCTTACCGGCGGCCAGCCGCTGGACGTCCTCGGCGGCGCGCCGTCGCGTCTGTTCTCTCTGGCGCTGAACCTGTTCGACGCGCCGCTCAACGGTTTCGGCGACGTGAAGGTCAACGCCGGCATCCTCGGGGTCGACGCCATCGACGCCTCAGGCGATTCCTGGCAGCTCATCGCGAACGCCCAGCCGGCCGTCGTGAACCTGCTCGACCTTCAGGATCACCCGGCGAAGCTCGGAAGCGGAGACCTGCCCGCCGGGACCTATCCCGCGCTGCAGCTGCTGCTCGATCCGGCCACGACGAACGTGACGATCTTCGGCCGGACGTTCCCGGTGGTCTTCGTCGATCCCAACCATCCGTGGTGGGATCCCACCCAGACGGTCGAGGCGATCACCGTCCCGCTCGCCATCGCCGGGAACCCCGGCCAGTCGATCACCGCATCGCTCGACTTCAACGTCTTTCAGTCGGTGAACTTCGTGAACGGCGTGATCGAGGTGACGCCGACGGTCGCCGCGGGCATCGGCGACCCGGCGATCACCGGCAAGGTGGTGAACGCCGCCGGCAAGCCGGTCGCGAACGCGACGATCGTCGCCACCGGCGCCGACGGTGCCGTCGCGAACACCTCGGTGAGCGGCAGCGACGGATCGTTCCACCTGCACGCGCTCAACCCGGGCGGCTACACGATCAGCGTCGCCAACACGTTCAAGACCAACGCGGGTGCGACGGTAACGGCCTCGGGCGCCGACCCCGGAACGCCACCGACCCGATACGTCGTCATAGGACCGAACAGTCAGATCGATCTCGGCAAGCTGAACGACTAA